In Salinisphaera sp. T31B1, the following are encoded in one genomic region:
- a CDS encoding Gfo/Idh/MocA family oxidoreductase, producing MRVVAIGAGAWGKNIIRNLHELDALGGIVEGNGERLNEYAEQYPGVSLFEDWRAALESDCVAVAIATPTPSHYEIAMAALEAGKDVFVEKPLTHSSAQARQLVDAAEHRGAVLMVGHLLLYQPAIAWIKDYIAAGQIGELFSIRHERLNLGRARSAENVIWDIGVHDMAIMLYLVGQAPERVRGTGHRMLGLSVEDEVHVHLEFANGVRGNLHTSWLWPETNRRTIVRGSRGMLVYDEVAQTVTHHRKWIDDELQNHDEGSEVVHRGDGQPLRLELQHFLDRVADREPARSDGASALAVVETLERINTAVAESSRFQPAY from the coding sequence ATGCGAGTAGTGGCCATCGGCGCCGGCGCCTGGGGCAAGAACATCATCCGCAACCTGCACGAGCTCGATGCGCTCGGCGGCATCGTCGAGGGCAACGGCGAGCGTCTGAACGAATACGCCGAACAGTACCCCGGCGTATCGCTGTTCGAGGACTGGCGTGCGGCACTGGAGTCCGACTGTGTCGCGGTGGCTATCGCCACGCCTACGCCGTCGCACTACGAGATTGCGATGGCTGCGCTGGAGGCCGGTAAAGACGTGTTCGTCGAAAAGCCGCTGACACACAGTTCCGCGCAGGCGCGCCAGCTCGTGGACGCGGCCGAACACCGCGGCGCGGTGCTCATGGTCGGCCACCTGTTGCTGTATCAACCCGCGATCGCTTGGATCAAGGACTATATCGCGGCCGGCCAGATCGGCGAGCTGTTCTCAATTCGTCACGAGCGGCTCAATCTCGGCCGAGCCCGGAGCGCGGAGAACGTGATCTGGGACATCGGCGTGCATGACATGGCGATCATGCTGTATCTGGTGGGCCAGGCACCGGAACGGGTACGCGGAACGGGTCATCGTATGCTCGGTCTGAGCGTCGAGGACGAAGTGCATGTCCATCTGGAGTTCGCCAACGGGGTGCGCGGGAATCTGCACACGTCGTGGCTGTGGCCCGAAACCAATCGGCGAACGATCGTACGGGGATCGCGCGGCATGCTGGTCTACGACGAGGTCGCTCAGACCGTGACCCACCATCGCAAATGGATCGACGACGAACTCCAGAACCACGACGAAGGCAGTGAGGTGGTCCACCGTGGCGACGGTCAGCCGCTACGGCTGGAGCTGCAGCATTTCCTCGACCGCGTCGCCGACCGCGAGCCGGCCCGCTCCGACGGCGCCAGCGCGTTGGCGGTGGTGGAGACGCTCGAACGCATTAATACCGCGGTCGCCGAATCCAGCCGTTTTCAGCCGGCCTATTGA
- the xth gene encoding exodeoxyribonuclease III — MQIATWNVNSLNVRLEHVLAWLDKNPVDALALQETKLVDDKFPIDAIRDAGYECVFTGQKTYNGVALLSKTPARDVVTALPDFEDDHKRVIAATVDDVRVIGVYCPNGQDLDSPKFEYKLAWFDALRAWIADELARHDKLVLTGDFNIAPRPEDTYDAEKWEGRILCSPPERAALERLLEAGLADCWRLFDEREGRHRFTWWDYRNGGWARNAGLRIDHVLATPALVEHCRDCKAHVGERGRKRPSDHVPVVADFAI, encoded by the coding sequence ATGCAGATCGCCACCTGGAACGTCAATTCGCTCAATGTCCGCCTCGAGCATGTGCTGGCCTGGCTGGACAAGAATCCGGTCGATGCGCTCGCGCTGCAGGAAACCAAGCTGGTCGACGACAAGTTCCCGATCGATGCAATCCGCGATGCCGGCTACGAATGCGTTTTTACCGGCCAGAAGACCTATAACGGCGTGGCTCTGCTATCGAAAACGCCGGCCCGGGATGTGGTCACCGCCCTGCCGGACTTCGAGGACGACCACAAGCGCGTGATCGCCGCGACCGTCGACGATGTGCGCGTGATCGGTGTCTACTGCCCGAACGGGCAGGATCTGGATTCACCCAAGTTCGAGTACAAGCTGGCCTGGTTCGACGCCCTGCGCGCTTGGATCGCCGACGAGCTGGCCCGGCACGACAAGCTCGTGCTCACCGGCGACTTCAATATCGCGCCGCGCCCGGAAGACACCTACGACGCCGAAAAATGGGAAGGTCGGATCCTGTGCTCACCGCCTGAGCGTGCCGCCCTGGAGCGCCTGCTGGAGGCCGGGCTCGCCGACTGCTGGCGTCTGTTTGACGAGCGCGAAGGCCGGCATCGCTTCACCTGGTGGGACTATCGCAACGGCGGCTGGGCGCGTAACGCCGGTCTGCGTATCGACCATGTCCTGGCCACGCCGGCGCTGGTCGAGCACTGCCGCGACTGCAAAGCGCATGTCGGCGAGCGGGGGCGCAAGCGACCCTCCGACCACGTGCCGGTGGTGGCAGATTTCGCGATCTGA
- a CDS encoding DUF1499 domain-containing protein, with the protein MLEADIERIDVPGGDLHEWAPGRDGVGTQGTLQWVFHSRQKVSMMIRILLRPVTAAIVMATGLLGCASSPPSHFTRTADDFTPCANAPHCVSSQADKASARYVEPYAFAGTADGARRALLTAIDKHNNATVERADRRFVHATFRSTLGFVDDATFLIQPHDHIIDVKSSSRVGYYDFGVNRRRVETLRDQFKQALAQP; encoded by the coding sequence ATGCTCGAGGCGGACATTGAGCGAATTGACGTTCCAGGTGGCGATCTGCATGAGTGGGCTCCAGGTCGAGACGGCGTCGGGACGCAGGGCACGCTACAGTGGGTCTTCCACTCGCGCCAAAAGGTTTCGATGATGATCCGGATACTGCTGCGGCCGGTGACCGCCGCCATTGTAATGGCAACGGGGCTGCTCGGTTGTGCGAGCAGTCCGCCGAGCCATTTCACCCGTACCGCAGACGATTTCACGCCTTGTGCGAACGCGCCCCACTGCGTCTCCTCCCAGGCCGACAAGGCCAGCGCCCGCTATGTCGAGCCCTATGCCTTTGCCGGTACGGCCGACGGCGCACGCCGCGCGCTGCTGACCGCCATCGACAAACACAACAATGCAACCGTCGAGCGAGCCGACCGACGCTTCGTGCACGCCACCTTCCGCTCCACGCTGGGTTTTGTCGATGACGCGACGTTTCTGATCCAGCCGCATGACCACATCATCGACGTGAAATCCTCGTCGCGCGTGGGCTATTACGATTTCGGTGTGAACCGTCGGCGTGTGGAGACACTGCGCGACCAGTTCAAGCAGGCTCTGGCGCAGCCGTGA
- a CDS encoding M3 family metallopeptidase: MSQAATGSNPLLEMLDTRQLPDFQAIAPEHAEPAVDALIADARKAVDKAIARSADRPSWGTLIEPIDAAGDRLERGFSPVSHLHSVMDSPAWRKAFQACLPKLTAFSSEMGQNTRLYEAVQRLHDDSDAYQQLDAAQQRVVDDMLRDFKLSGVALDDDAKVRHAEIQQRLSELSTTFQQNLLDATQAWSKHVTDETLLAGLPESARALLAQNAANKDMQGWLITLDAPSFIAVLTHADDRSLRETVYHAFSTRASDTGPNGGEYDNSALMDEILALRHEAAQLLGFANYADKSLAKKMADSPAQIESFLLDLAERTQGRAADELAEIAALAAEDGIEEIAAWDIGYYGEKLKQARYDYSDEDLRPYFPAPAVIDGLFRVVQRLYGVHIVAVDNVPVWHRDVTVYEIRDDDESVRGVFYLDPYAREGKRGGAWMDGFQSRRVHADGVQLPVAFLTCNFSPPIGDAPALLTHDEVTTLFHEFGHGLHHMLTRVDYAPIAGIAGVEWDAVELPSQFMENWCWERESLDLFAAHYQTGEKLPSELFDKLAASRNHMAGWQMLRQVEFSLFDLRLHRDFDPATETGVLDTLAGVRAEVAVMQPPAFNRFPHSFAHIFAGGYAAGYYSYKWAEVLSADAFAAFEETSLFDAATGQRFLTEVLERGATRDALDNFVAFRGREPSIDALLRHSGLSEERAA, translated from the coding sequence ATGAGCCAAGCCGCCACCGGATCCAATCCGCTACTCGAGATGCTGGACACCCGGCAGCTGCCGGATTTCCAGGCTATCGCCCCCGAGCATGCAGAGCCGGCGGTCGATGCCCTGATCGCCGACGCGCGCAAGGCGGTCGATAAGGCCATCGCCCGCAGTGCCGACCGGCCCAGCTGGGGCACGCTGATCGAGCCGATCGATGCGGCCGGCGATCGGCTGGAGCGCGGCTTTTCACCGGTTTCGCACCTGCATTCGGTGATGGATTCACCGGCCTGGCGCAAGGCCTTCCAGGCTTGTCTGCCCAAGCTCACCGCGTTCTCGTCTGAAATGGGCCAGAACACGCGTCTGTATGAGGCCGTACAGCGCCTTCACGACGACAGCGACGCCTACCAACAGCTCGACGCCGCGCAACAGCGCGTCGTGGACGACATGCTGCGCGACTTCAAGCTGTCCGGCGTTGCACTGGACGATGATGCCAAGGTGCGTCATGCCGAGATCCAGCAGCGGCTCTCCGAGCTGTCCACCACCTTCCAGCAGAACCTGCTGGATGCCACTCAGGCATGGAGCAAACACGTCACCGACGAAACCCTGCTCGCCGGGTTGCCCGAATCGGCCCGGGCGTTGCTCGCCCAGAATGCGGCCAATAAGGACATGCAGGGCTGGTTGATCACCCTCGATGCACCCAGCTTCATCGCGGTGCTTACACACGCCGACGATCGCAGCCTGCGGGAAACCGTGTATCACGCCTTTTCCACGCGTGCCTCCGATACCGGGCCCAACGGCGGCGAGTACGACAACAGCGCGCTCATGGACGAAATTCTCGCGCTGCGCCACGAGGCGGCTCAGCTACTCGGTTTTGCCAACTACGCCGACAAGTCGCTGGCCAAGAAGATGGCCGACAGCCCCGCCCAGATCGAGAGCTTCCTACTCGACCTGGCCGAGCGTACGCAGGGCCGGGCAGCCGACGAGCTCGCCGAGATCGCGGCCCTGGCTGCCGAGGACGGCATCGAAGAGATCGCAGCCTGGGACATCGGTTACTACGGCGAAAAACTCAAGCAGGCCCGCTACGATTACTCCGATGAGGATCTGCGGCCCTACTTCCCGGCGCCCGCCGTCATTGATGGCTTGTTCCGCGTGGTCCAGCGCCTGTACGGAGTGCACATCGTAGCGGTCGACAATGTCCCCGTCTGGCACCGGGACGTGACCGTCTACGAAATCCGCGACGACGACGAGAGTGTGCGGGGCGTGTTCTATCTCGATCCGTACGCACGCGAAGGCAAGCGCGGCGGCGCCTGGATGGACGGCTTCCAGAGCCGGCGCGTACACGCCGACGGCGTCCAGCTGCCGGTGGCGTTCCTGACCTGCAACTTCTCGCCGCCCATCGGCGACGCGCCGGCGCTGCTGACCCACGACGAAGTCACTACGCTGTTCCACGAGTTCGGCCACGGGTTGCACCACATGCTCACCCGGGTCGACTATGCCCCCATTGCCGGGATCGCCGGCGTGGAATGGGATGCAGTCGAACTGCCCAGCCAGTTCATGGAAAACTGGTGCTGGGAGCGCGAATCGCTGGACCTGTTCGCTGCGCACTACCAGACCGGCGAGAAGCTGCCGAGCGAGCTGTTCGACAAGCTGGCTGCCTCGCGCAACCACATGGCCGGCTGGCAAATGCTGCGGCAGGTGGAATTCTCACTGTTCGATCTTCGCCTGCACCGCGATTTCGACCCGGCCACCGAGACCGGCGTGCTCGATACGCTGGCCGGCGTACGCGCCGAAGTCGCGGTCATGCAGCCGCCGGCGTTCAACCGCTTCCCGCACAGCTTCGCGCATATTTTCGCCGGCGGTTATGCCGCTGGCTACTACAGTTACAAATGGGCGGAAGTCCTGTCGGCCGATGCCTTCGCTGCGTTCGAGGAAACATCGCTGTTCGACGCGGCCACCGGCCAGCGTTTTCTTACTGAAGTGCTCGAACGCGGCGCCACCCGCGATGCGCTGGACAACTTTGTCGCCTTCCGAGGCCGCGAGCCGTCCATCGACGCCCTGTTGCGCCACAGCGGCCTGAGTGAGGAGCGCGCCGCCTGA
- the gorA gene encoding glutathione-disulfide reductase produces the protein MSEQFDLIVIGGGSGGMATARRAAAYGKRVALIERGRLGGTCVNVGCVPKKVMWHAADFAERAAQAHGYGFDLGSVEHDWARLVANRETYIERLNGIYERNLDKDDVEYLAGDARFVGVRTVAVGERELVADHVVIATGGKPSWPDVPGAALGTDSDGFFQWRERPARVAIVGSGYIACELAGVLNGLGARVSLLLRREHVLKAFDDMLSDTLIERMRDAGIDVQMNRSVAELSEAGDGVCIDWVGGGEPAHVDRLIWAIGRLPNTDGLSLEATGLSVAADGTIPVDEWQDTSVEGVHALGDVTGAVELTPVAIAAGRRLSDRLFGGRPDRRLDYHNIPTVVFTHPPIGTVGLSEAQAREQYGDAAVKIYTSHYVALYHGVLEHKVGSDMKLVCVGDDERIVGAHVIGDGADEMLQGFAVAVKMGATKTDFDDTVAIHPTSAEEFVTMT, from the coding sequence ATGAGCGAACAATTCGATTTGATTGTTATCGGCGGCGGCAGCGGTGGCATGGCCACCGCGCGCCGTGCCGCGGCTTACGGCAAGCGGGTCGCGCTGATCGAGCGCGGACGTCTGGGCGGGACCTGCGTGAACGTGGGCTGTGTTCCCAAGAAGGTGATGTGGCACGCCGCCGACTTCGCCGAACGCGCCGCCCAGGCGCACGGCTACGGTTTCGATCTGGGCTCTGTCGAGCACGACTGGGCGCGCCTGGTGGCTAATCGCGAGACCTATATCGAGCGTCTCAACGGCATTTACGAACGCAATCTGGACAAGGACGACGTCGAGTACCTCGCCGGCGATGCGCGTTTCGTGGGCGTGCGCACGGTGGCCGTCGGCGAGCGCGAACTGGTTGCCGATCATGTGGTCATCGCCACCGGCGGCAAACCGAGCTGGCCGGATGTGCCGGGCGCGGCGCTGGGCACCGACTCCGACGGCTTCTTCCAGTGGCGCGAGCGCCCGGCGCGCGTGGCGATTGTAGGCAGCGGTTATATCGCCTGCGAGCTGGCAGGCGTGCTCAACGGGCTGGGCGCCCGGGTGTCGCTGCTGTTACGGCGCGAGCACGTGCTCAAGGCGTTCGACGACATGCTGAGCGATACGCTCATAGAGCGCATGCGCGATGCGGGTATTGACGTACAGATGAATCGCTCGGTCGCCGAACTGTCCGAAGCCGGCGACGGCGTGTGCATCGACTGGGTCGGCGGCGGTGAACCGGCGCATGTCGATCGTCTGATCTGGGCCATCGGCCGTCTGCCCAATACCGATGGGCTGAGTCTGGAGGCCACCGGTCTGAGCGTGGCGGCCGACGGCACGATCCCGGTCGACGAATGGCAGGACACCTCGGTCGAAGGCGTCCATGCGCTGGGCGACGTGACCGGCGCGGTCGAGCTCACGCCGGTGGCGATCGCGGCCGGACGGCGTCTGTCGGACCGACTGTTCGGCGGACGACCGGATCGGCGGCTGGATTACCACAACATCCCCACGGTGGTCTTCACCCATCCGCCGATCGGCACGGTCGGTCTGAGCGAGGCACAGGCACGCGAGCAATACGGCGACGCGGCGGTGAAGATCTACACCAGCCATTACGTAGCCCTTTACCACGGCGTGCTCGAGCACAAGGTGGGCTCGGATATGAAGCTCGTATGCGTGGGTGACGACGAGCGCATTGTGGGCGCCCATGTCATCGGCGACGGCGCCGACGAGATGCTCCAGGGTTTTGCGGTCGCGGTGAAGATGGGCGCGACCAAGACCGATTTCGACGATACCGTTGCGATTCATCCGACCAGCGCGGAAGAATTCGTCACCATGACGTGA
- a CDS encoding alpha/beta hydrolase, whose protein sequence is MSLLTVLASACSGQFWANTLTPPWGYDRHADIAYGPLDRQRLDVYVPHDKVADAPVVVFFYGGSWQTGSRQGYRFVGQALASRGLIAVIPDYRLYPPTTFPGFVEDGALATAWAYRHAADYGGDSAKLFVAGHSAGAHIAALLATDGHYLADTGLSIRDLAGFVGMAGPYDFLPITDPALKPIFAPESAWPSSQPIHFVDGDEPPMLLMHGSADKTVYPKNSRNLAQKVNDSGGSAILEIYPGVGHIGLIAPLAAPLRMTGSELDDFADFVKQVSTDSQR, encoded by the coding sequence GTGAGTCTACTGACGGTGCTGGCCAGTGCCTGCTCCGGCCAGTTCTGGGCCAATACGCTGACCCCGCCGTGGGGCTATGATCGGCATGCCGATATCGCCTACGGACCGCTCGATCGCCAGCGCCTGGATGTCTATGTCCCCCACGACAAGGTCGCCGATGCACCTGTCGTGGTGTTCTTCTACGGCGGCAGCTGGCAGACGGGTAGCCGTCAAGGCTACCGCTTCGTCGGTCAGGCGCTGGCCTCACGCGGACTGATCGCGGTCATACCCGACTACCGGCTCTATCCGCCCACCACGTTTCCGGGCTTTGTCGAGGACGGCGCGCTTGCAACCGCCTGGGCCTATCGGCATGCGGCCGACTACGGCGGTGATTCCGCGAAGTTGTTCGTGGCCGGCCATTCGGCCGGCGCGCATATTGCGGCCCTGCTGGCCACCGACGGGCATTATCTGGCCGACACGGGTCTGTCGATCCGGGATCTGGCCGGGTTCGTCGGCATGGCTGGCCCTTACGATTTCCTGCCGATCACCGACCCGGCGCTCAAGCCGATATTCGCCCCGGAATCGGCCTGGCCGAGTTCTCAGCCGATCCATTTCGTGGACGGCGACGAGCCGCCGATGCTTTTGATGCACGGATCCGCGGACAAGACCGTCTATCCGAAAAACAGTCGGAATCTGGCCCAAAAGGTTAATGATTCGGGCGGATCGGCCATATTGGAAATCTATCCGGGCGTCGGCCATATCGGGCTCATCGCGCCCCTTGCTGCACCGCTTCGGATGACCGGCAGCGAGCTGGATGACTTCGCGGATTTCGTCAAACAAGTAAGCACAGACAGCCAGCGTTAA
- the gpmA gene encoding 2,3-diphosphoglycerate-dependent phosphoglycerate mutase, whose amino-acid sequence MPGQLVLLRHGQSQWNLENRFTGWVDVDLTEQGRAEGRAAGRLLAEEGLRFDVAYTSLLQRAIKTMWLALDEMDQPWVDVTRHWRLNERHYGGLQGLDKAETSAKHGEDQVHVWRRSYDIPPPPMADDDPGHPRFDARYRHLDARVLPATESLALTLERVLPFWHDAIAPDLKAGKTVLVTAHGNSLRALVKYLDDIADDVITGVNIPTGIPQLYRLDDELNVIDSRYLGDAEAAEAAAQAVANQAKSGA is encoded by the coding sequence ATGCCCGGCCAGCTCGTATTGCTACGCCACGGCCAGAGCCAGTGGAACCTCGAGAATCGCTTCACAGGTTGGGTCGATGTCGATCTGACCGAGCAGGGCCGAGCCGAAGGGCGTGCCGCCGGTCGGCTCCTCGCCGAGGAAGGTCTGCGCTTCGATGTTGCCTACACATCGCTGCTGCAGCGAGCGATCAAGACGATGTGGCTCGCCCTCGACGAGATGGACCAGCCCTGGGTTGACGTGACTCGCCACTGGCGCCTCAATGAACGCCACTACGGGGGCTTGCAGGGTCTGGACAAGGCGGAGACATCGGCCAAGCACGGTGAGGATCAGGTGCATGTCTGGCGTCGCAGCTACGATATTCCGCCGCCGCCCATGGCCGACGACGACCCTGGCCATCCGCGCTTCGATGCCCGCTATCGTCATCTGGATGCGCGCGTGCTGCCGGCCACCGAATCGCTGGCGCTCACGCTCGAACGGGTGCTGCCCTTCTGGCACGACGCAATCGCGCCCGATCTGAAGGCCGGCAAGACCGTGCTGGTGACCGCGCACGGCAATAGCCTGCGTGCGTTGGTGAAGTACCTGGACGATATCGCCGACGATGTGATCACCGGCGTGAATATCCCGACCGGCATTCCCCAGCTCTATCGGCTCGACGACGAATTGAACGTGATCGACTCGCGCTATCTGGGCGATGCCGAGGCCGCCGAAGCGGCCGCTCAGGCGGTGGCCAACCAGGCCAAGAGCGGCGCCTGA
- a CDS encoding CoA-binding protein yields MPMIENDTDVREILARVRRIAVLGLSSKSERPSYGVAKAMQAEGYQIVPVNPNEDVVLGENAFPDLRHVTGMIDMVDVFRAPEHVPQIVDACIERHVHVLWLQEGVVHAEAAQKAANAGIDVVMGRCMLKEYRRLLG; encoded by the coding sequence ATGCCGATGATCGAGAACGACACCGATGTCCGAGAGATCCTGGCGCGGGTGCGGCGTATCGCCGTGCTCGGACTGTCGTCCAAGTCCGAGCGTCCTTCATATGGTGTGGCCAAGGCCATGCAGGCCGAGGGTTACCAGATCGTCCCGGTCAACCCGAACGAGGATGTAGTCCTCGGTGAAAACGCCTTCCCTGATCTGCGCCATGTCACCGGCATGATCGACATGGTCGACGTGTTCCGTGCGCCCGAGCACGTGCCGCAGATCGTGGACGCCTGTATCGAGCGCCATGTCCATGTCCTTTGGTTGCAGGAAGGCGTCGTGCATGCCGAGGCGGCGCAGAAGGCCGCCAATGCGGGGATCGACGTAGTCATGGGCCGCTGCATGCTCAAGGAGTATCGCCGCCTGCTCGGGTAG
- a CDS encoding LysR family transcriptional regulator: MSDEAQLLATNWNDLKFFLAVARHGRLSHAARVLDTSHVTVGNRVRALESALAAQLFVQTGQGFELTHAGDRLFRHAESLERNLRLGLEVLGTPGATRSRVRIGVTEGLGDNYLSRRIAQWMPEQRIEIDFISLPKSTTVASREADISITLEQPTGEFVIRRLLTDYTLGIYASQEYLARHGPIRERRELVEHAWIGYIESMMFTDELKYHYEISPSLNFVFQSTTIGAQREAAAAGVGLSILPDYMGRDDPRLVRVLADAQFVRHYWISTNRDLHRFAAVNRTWHFIIERCRADRSLLYAGAQ, from the coding sequence ATGTCGGATGAAGCCCAGCTCCTGGCCACCAACTGGAACGATCTCAAGTTCTTCCTGGCGGTGGCTCGCCACGGCCGTCTCAGCCATGCCGCCCGCGTACTGGATACCTCGCATGTCACCGTCGGCAATCGGGTTCGCGCCCTGGAATCGGCGCTGGCGGCACAGCTGTTCGTACAGACCGGCCAGGGCTTCGAACTGACCCATGCCGGCGATCGTCTGTTCCGACACGCCGAAAGTCTCGAACGGAATCTGCGCCTGGGGCTGGAAGTGCTGGGCACGCCGGGGGCGACGCGCTCACGGGTGCGTATCGGCGTGACCGAAGGCCTGGGCGATAACTATTTGTCCCGGCGCATCGCCCAATGGATGCCCGAACAGCGTATCGAGATCGATTTCATTTCACTGCCGAAATCGACCACTGTGGCCAGCCGCGAGGCGGATATCAGCATCACGCTCGAGCAGCCGACCGGCGAATTCGTCATCCGCCGCCTGCTCACCGATTACACGCTCGGTATCTATGCAAGCCAGGAGTATCTGGCCCGGCACGGGCCGATCCGAGAGCGTCGAGAGCTCGTCGAGCATGCCTGGATCGGCTATATCGAGAGCATGATGTTCACCGACGAGCTCAAGTATCACTACGAGATCTCGCCGAGTTTGAACTTCGTGTTCCAGAGCACGACGATCGGCGCCCAGCGGGAAGCCGCTGCGGCCGGCGTGGGGCTGTCCATCCTGCCGGACTACATGGGACGCGACGATCCGCGACTGGTTCGGGTATTGGCCGACGCGCAATTCGTACGCCACTACTGGATATCGACCAACCGCGATCTGCACCGTTTTGCCGCGGTCAATCGCACCTGGCATTTCATCATCGAGCGCTGCCGGGCCGACCGATCGCTGCTATACGCCGGCGCGCAATAA
- a CDS encoding carbon-nitrogen hydrolase family protein, which produces MQSDTAVSVVQHAPREMGQSETNIDYIVASLAAEAARGSRLVVFPEMGITSFFRHEPGGYERYWREATIELDGPELARIIEAAAAADVHAVVGFAERSASTGVIYNSAALVGPAGILGVTRKVHLPGLEKMYYTPSDSIDVIDSPFGRIGIAICYDVMFPEYFRALSDQGAEIIVFCSSTWRGGAKGGVGLEGVKRDYWSALPMVTAIQNQAFVVACNACGRLDMGDQAGTWERLGLSQIVAPTGEVLAAAGDCDEEIIRAELAVNDMVAARTSYRFLTDRLL; this is translated from the coding sequence ATGCAATCCGATACCGCTGTCTCGGTCGTCCAGCACGCGCCACGCGAGATGGGCCAGAGCGAGACCAATATCGACTACATCGTGGCCAGTCTCGCAGCCGAGGCGGCCCGCGGCAGCCGACTGGTGGTGTTTCCCGAAATGGGAATCACCAGCTTCTTTCGCCACGAGCCGGGCGGATACGAGCGCTATTGGCGCGAGGCCACCATCGAACTCGACGGCCCGGAACTGGCGCGGATCATCGAGGCAGCGGCGGCGGCCGACGTCCATGCCGTGGTCGGCTTTGCCGAGCGATCGGCTAGCACGGGCGTTATCTACAACAGTGCCGCACTGGTCGGTCCGGCGGGCATCCTCGGCGTGACCCGCAAGGTTCATCTGCCGGGGCTAGAGAAGATGTACTACACGCCGTCGGATTCCATCGACGTCATCGACAGCCCGTTCGGTCGTATCGGGATCGCGATCTGTTACGACGTCATGTTCCCGGAATACTTCCGGGCACTGTCCGATCAGGGCGCCGAGATCATCGTGTTCTGTTCGTCGACCTGGCGCGGCGGCGCCAAGGGCGGCGTGGGCCTGGAAGGGGTCAAACGCGACTACTGGTCGGCGCTGCCGATGGTCACCGCGATCCAGAACCAGGCGTTCGTGGTCGCCTGCAACGCCTGTGGCCGTCTGGATATGGGCGACCAGGCGGGCACCTGGGAGCGGTTGGGGCTGAGCCAGATCGTTGCGCCCACCGGTGAGGTGCTGGCCGCCGCCGGCGACTGCGACGAGGAAATCATCCGCGCCGAGTTGGCCGTCAACGACATGGTCGCGGCGCGTACCAGCTACCGGTTCCTGACCGATCGGCTGCTGTAA